Below is a genomic region from Takifugu rubripes unplaced genomic scaffold, fTakRub1.2, whole genome shotgun sequence.
AGGGTTATTTAAAGTATGGCAGAAGACTGGAGAGGTGAGGATCTGTGAGCACAGACAGGCTGGGGTATGGCTATAGCATCACaggctgggctggcctatgagTGAGGAAGTAAGGAGGGATCGCTTTGATTTAACTGGAACATAAGAGGGAAATCGTTTGAATGTACTTAATATAAACCTAAACATTTGGGGGGGGTGTAGTGGGAATAAAAATTAGCCTTCAATGTAGAGATATTTTGGTTTGGATATGCTGCCGACGTCAGACTGCCTTGGAACACAGTGAAAGCAATCGGCCATCTTTTCCTACACAATCCCACTGTAAACATTCACATCTTGAATTCTTAATCTGACTTGAAGGATGGATACATTTACCCGTCTTATTAGACAAATGCTGTACACAGTACAATACACATTCAATGTTATATTCTGTACATCTTTAATTTTGTCTCAATttgcatatatttatttatctggAAAAATAACCTCAGCACGTAagaaactaaagaaagaatctGAACACAAcctttttatatatacacatattcATTGTTTGCATTTGCGAtcatttgcaaaaacaaaaatatagaaatattgcAAATAAATTACAAGATTAGAAATGTAACTTCCCCTTACAATCGTAACATTTGAAGAGATTTGAACTTCCCACCCATTCCCtttaaatagaaaagaaaatctgcatGCGTATGACAAAGAGTCACATTGCAAAAAGGTCCTTGTTTCATCTTGTACAAAAACTTATGGGTACAAGTCTAGAAAACATTCAGATAACCAGAAAAGATGGGCAAGATCTCCTCGCAGCTCGACGAAGCCAGATGCAAATAAAGCTCCAGTTTGAAGCTCTAAAGCTTTTCATGACTGGTGAAAATTATGCACGGTTACCAAATGAAGCACAGAAGAACGGGACGCGTCTGTGGGAGGAACACGACAGAGGTGGAACAAGGCTGGATAGCTCAAATCAACATTTTGGGGTTAATTTACACTAGATTTTAGAACCAGTCAGCCAACCAGGCTGGTAAACGGATGATCAGGGATGTGACAAATACGAAGACGATACAACCTTGTCTGCTGTCAAAAGTGGTGAGCGAACGGTGCGACTATTTGGCTTCAGTACCAGGTAAACGCCTCAGAATCGTGCTTTGGGTTCTAAAGCGTCGCCGTGTGAGCCCACGCGCCGCGATGTCACATGGGCAACAAACCTtttgtgctgcttctcctcctcaatTCGTTCCCTTCGCCCTtgccttccctcctctccgtgCAGAGAACACCTCTCCTTCCAAGGGAACGTCGCGCAATCACGCCAGCTTGCCTGCTCTATCCCATCCCCCTCGCCCATGTCTCCTCCTgttcaccttcacacacacacacacacacacacacacagctgacagcaACCATTAGCCTGTGCGCACGTGCATCATTCATGTGtacgtttttttgttttttttaaaactgaaaccCCTCTAGTGCCCAAGAGACGTATTTGAGGTATCAGCATATATCTGCGTCTAAAAATACAAAGAGTGGACTGAAATTCGCATTGGCTGAGATTTTGCCCGACCTTCCCAGCAGCGAGTTCTACTGACAAGTATGATACATTCCTCTCCCGTCGCTCCCCGAGCACCATGATGCTCCACTTCTGCTCCCACTTAAACCCGTGTCATATATAATACTCATTCCAACAGAccataaatgacaaaaaaaggacaatGGCAGCGTCGAGGTGTGCCCAAGTTCTTTTCAAGGGTAACGGGCCTACCGGGCAAACAAGGATTCACTCAAGCGTGGtaagcaaaaaaataaaggagtgatgaagagaggggcgacacagacacagcagagagagCCCTGTTTGAGTACTTGTGGCAAGTAGGGCAGAGCAGATTGCAGAGCAAAATGCTGAGCGTTCCACAGCCAGCGTTCTCTGCAGGACTTGGCGAGGACCTTTTTCACAGCGTGACAGTGCAGAATGAGTCAGTACTCTAGATTGGGgtcaataaaaatacaaaaaaagttCAAAATTTTAACGTCaatcttttaaaacaaaagaaaaaacacattgaAATTACGACCCACCCACCCCGTCTTTAGAACGCGTGGACAAAAAGGTATCTGTAGCTGTGAAGCAACAATCACACGAACCATTTAGTGAACATGTTATTTTTAGACTGTACTAAACTGTCTTAATTTCTGTTAATATTAGAGCAAATTGTTAGAAAAACTGAATCTGATAACGTTCAACCGCGCAGCTCCTGACAGATGCAGGCTCAGTTAGCCAGCACAACAGGCTGGAAGGACTGGCTAGGGTATTGCAGGTTGTAGCTTCCTAAACCCTCCACAAATGGAGACTTCTCCATGTAGGCGATCCCGCCGTTGTTGCCAATAATACCCACGTTCTGGGCCGGAGGAGGGCTGGAGAAGGGGTCAAAGGTTGAATGGGTGCCAACATTGAGGGGAGGTTGGAACGGGCTGGACTGATGGTGTATGGGCTGGGCGTCATCGAAGAAGAGCGACCCCGGGGATCCTGGGTAGACAAACTCTTTGGCATTGGGGGAGAGCTGACTGGCGATGGGGCCTCCAAGGGAGTGCAAGGAGAGGGACAGAGGTTTGTGCTTAAGCGGTTCTGGAGCCGAGATGGTGGTGGGTGAGCGGGAGAGCATCCTCTGGGTAGGTGGTAAGACGGTGGCAGTGCTCGCTGCTGACACAGCCCCGCTACACTTCTTCATTTTGGTCGAGCCAAACTTTGTGGCGGCAAAGGTGGCGGTCGTGAAGGTGATCGGTTGAGGACGGGCAGTGGGAAGAGCAGGAGGCTGCTGTGGGGAGGGCAGGAAAGGAATCCCGCTGCTGGGAGAAGGGGTAGAGGTGTTGGAGGAGTGGGTGGCCGGGTCTGGGGGTGTGCTGGAGCTGGGGTAGCTGAAGAGTCCAGGGCAGGGCTGTGCAGAAAGAGGCGTGGGAGAGCTAGAGAGTGAGGGCATGAGGGCAGGAGCTACCTGGTTTCCGATGGGTACAAACACCTGAGCATCTGGGTTGAAGCATAGACCCTTTGCCTCTTCGGCTTCTGGGTCTCCTTTCCCTTCCCTGATCATACCCTCGACCCGGTCACCATCACAGCCCATGACTGGAGGATCCTCCAGGTACAGAACCTTCACTGCCCCCTTCTCGCCAATCTGGTAAGACACCTCAAAAGGGTCGATCCACACACTCAGCTCTGCTGGGACATTTGCACGCACTTCCTCCGTGTCCAGTCCACTTCTTTTGGCGGCCAGCTCCACCACAGGGTCCCTCTGTGCTCCCAGGTGAATGCAGCGGAAAGCAGAACCCCTGAGAGGTGCTTCCGGGTACCAATGGCCCACAAACCGAGACACCAAAATCTTCTCCAACTCCTCACCAAACAGGTCGGCTCGGCGTCGAGGCAGTTTGTTGTACAGGTAGGACACGATAAAGTTGAGGGCCACCTTAACCTCGAGATGCATGGCGCCGCTGCGGATTGAGACGGTATTGAAAGCGAGGCGATGCGACAGGGAGCTTTTTCTCTGGCTTAGTGTAAAGTGTGTGATTCCCTTAGTGTCACCATGGTAAAGGCACCTCTACGTTGCTGGCAGCGGGTTGTTGGCTCTTTATTTCCACAAATAAAAGTGTCTGGTCCTGACTgcgaagaaaaacagaagaaagacgTTCAACAGGAAGGATTTTTATTATCAGCATGCACACAAAAAGAATAGGCGGGTAATTTAGGATGTAAGAATATAGCAATGCTAATGTTATGCTAGTCCAGATCACGAGGGTTTAATGGCACAATGATTCACTCATCACCTAAATTGGTCAAGAAAATAAACAGGTGAACATTACAAGCCTCCGAGTCACCTGCAAATATGCCAGAACAGCAAAGTCATACAAGACCCTCCTCTGTCAGCCTCTAACATCCGCATATCCTCTAACATCTAACATACTCTTTTTCCCACTTGCAAATGAAGCTACACGTGCCGGATGAAGAGCGGCGAGAACAAGGCCTTCAAGATGTTGGCTGCTGCCGCATATGTGAAAAGGGTGAGATTGGGGGATAAAACTGGGTGTGATGGAATGGGCCTCACGGGCTCATGAGAGCAAACCCCCTCACGCTCCACTGTTGACGTGTTGTTTAATGGTCATCACCTCGTCAGAGTCAGCCCGGCACAAACGGCAGCGGCTATTTAAGAAGAAAACAAGATACCCGAGACCCAAGTTCATCTTGTGCAAATGGTCGCTGTATAACTCCACTAAATCTTGTCACAGTCTGGGATAAAAATAACAATTGATGTTTAGAAACGGTAATGTGTCCGTCTGATGCACGGCTTGAACTATTATGATTCATTTTTAAGGCCTGTTGTGCAAAATAAAGGTGGAATCCATTAGGCccgtttccttttttgtttacAGACTCATTTTCCCTGCTGCAAATGCACCAAAAACATCCTCTACGTGTGGGATTTTATCTATTCCAGGTCAGACAAGAATAACGATCGTAACAACATGAAAACGGAGACCCTCCGGGAGAGAGGCCGGTTTTAGCTTTCAGGTGAGAAAAACCCAGCAGAGCGTCCGCATCACGAAT
It encodes:
- the LOC101073998 gene encoding protein Tob2-like translates to MHLEVKVALNFIVSYLYNKLPRRRADLFGEELEKILVSRFVGHWYPEAPLRGSAFRCIHLGAQRDPVVELAAKRSGLDTEEVRANVPAELSVWIDPFEVSYQIGEKGAVKVLYLEDPPVMGCDGDRVEGMIREGKGDPEAEEAKGLCFNPDAQVFVPIGNQVAPALMPSLSSSPTPLSAQPCPGLFSYPSSSTPPDPATHSSNTSTPSPSSGIPFLPSPQQPPALPTARPQPITFTTATFAATKFGSTKMKKCSGAVSAASTATVLPPTQRMLSRSPTTISAPEPLKHKPLSLSLHSLGGPIASQLSPNAKEFVYPGSPGSLFFDDAQPIHHQSSPFQPPLNVGTHSTFDPFSSPPPAQNVGIIGNNGGIAYMEKSPFVEGLGSYNLQYPSQSFQPVVLAN